One stretch of Priestia megaterium DNA includes these proteins:
- the aroC gene encoding chorismate synthase has product MRYLTAGESHGPQLTAIIEGVPAGLELTAEHINEDLARRQKGHGRGRRMQIEKDQVQIKGGVRHGETLGSPIALVVENKDFTHWRNIMGADPVDHDEEVKRQITKPRPGHADLNGAIKYSHRDMRNVLERSSARETTVRVATGAVAKQVLKAVGVNIACHVLEIGGVKAEKTAYESLTELQEKTEASPVRCLDEEAGQKMMKAIDDAKENGDSIGGVVEVVVEGMPTAVGSYVHYDRKLDSKLAAAIMSINAFKGVEIGVGFEAARRPGSEVHDEILWDEQNGYTRKTNNAGGLEGGMTTGMPIVVRGVMKPIPTLYKPLQSVDIDTKEPFAASIERSDSCAVPAAAVVAESVIAWELASAIIEQFGADRIQLIQENVKKHEEYAKQF; this is encoded by the coding sequence ATGAGATATTTAACAGCAGGAGAATCGCACGGACCTCAATTAACAGCGATTATTGAAGGAGTACCGGCAGGGCTTGAATTAACAGCCGAACATATTAATGAAGATTTAGCGAGAAGACAAAAGGGACATGGGCGCGGACGCCGCATGCAGATTGAAAAAGATCAAGTTCAGATTAAAGGCGGGGTTCGCCACGGTGAGACGCTTGGTTCACCCATTGCTTTAGTCGTTGAAAACAAAGATTTTACTCACTGGAGAAATATTATGGGTGCTGATCCAGTTGATCATGATGAAGAAGTAAAGCGACAAATTACAAAACCTCGTCCAGGTCATGCGGATTTAAATGGAGCGATTAAATACAGTCACAGAGATATGCGAAACGTATTGGAACGTTCATCTGCTCGTGAAACGACGGTACGAGTAGCCACAGGCGCAGTTGCCAAACAAGTACTAAAAGCTGTAGGCGTAAATATTGCGTGTCACGTGCTTGAAATCGGCGGTGTGAAAGCTGAAAAAACGGCATATGAGTCCCTAACAGAACTTCAGGAAAAAACAGAAGCGTCACCTGTTCGCTGCTTAGATGAAGAAGCGGGACAGAAGATGATGAAAGCAATCGATGATGCAAAAGAAAATGGAGACAGCATTGGTGGCGTAGTGGAAGTAGTAGTAGAAGGAATGCCTACTGCAGTGGGAAGTTACGTGCACTATGATCGTAAGTTAGATTCAAAGCTAGCTGCTGCTATTATGAGCATTAACGCGTTTAAAGGCGTTGAAATCGGCGTAGGCTTTGAAGCAGCTCGCAGACCGGGAAGTGAAGTCCATGATGAAATTCTATGGGATGAACAAAACGGCTATACGCGTAAAACGAACAATGCAGGAGGTTTAGAAGGAGGCATGACAACAGGGATGCCGATTGTGGTGCGAGGCGTCATGAAACCTATTCCTACCTTATACAAGCCGCTGCAAAGTGTAGATATTGATACAAAAGAGCCATTTGCTGCAAGTATTGAACGCTCAGACAGCTGTGCAGTACCGGCGGCAGCGGTTGTAGCAGAATCAGTGATTGCTTGGGAACTAGCATCTGCTATTATCGAGCAATTTGGGGCAGATCGAATTCAGTTAATTCAAGAAAACGTAAAAAAACATGAAGAATACGCAAAGCAATTTTAA
- a CDS encoding bifunctional 3-deoxy-7-phosphoheptulonate synthase/chorismate mutase: MTKSLEQLRGQIDEINLEILELLNKRGEIAQEIGKVKGTQGVNRFDPVRERKSLDQILANHNGPFEASTIQHIFKEIFKASLELQEDDHRKALLVSRKKKSEDTIVDINGTKVGPGNLEFVMGPCAVESYEQVKEVGLALKEQGITLMRGGAFKPRTSPYDFQGLGVEGLKILRQVGDELGLSIISEIVSPQDIETALDYVDVIQIGARNMQNFELLKAAGSVDKPILLKRGLAATIEEFINAAEYIMSRGNGNIILCERGIRTYERATRNTLDISAVPILKKETHLPVVVDVTHSTGRKDLLLPCAKAAIAIGADAVMAEVHPDPAVALSDSAQQMNIPEFHKFMEELKGAAVKLS, encoded by the coding sequence ATGACAAAATCACTAGAACAATTACGAGGACAAATCGACGAAATAAATTTAGAAATTTTAGAATTATTAAACAAACGCGGTGAAATCGCACAAGAAATCGGAAAAGTAAAAGGTACACAAGGTGTGAATCGCTTTGATCCAGTTCGTGAACGTAAATCGTTAGATCAAATCTTAGCTAACCATAATGGGCCATTCGAAGCTTCAACAATTCAGCATATTTTCAAAGAAATTTTCAAAGCAAGCTTAGAGCTTCAAGAAGACGATCACCGTAAAGCACTTCTTGTATCTCGCAAAAAGAAATCTGAAGATACAATCGTTGACATCAACGGTACAAAAGTAGGTCCTGGAAACTTAGAATTTGTAATGGGACCATGTGCAGTAGAAAGCTACGAACAAGTAAAAGAAGTGGGCTTAGCGCTTAAAGAACAAGGCATTACATTAATGCGCGGCGGAGCGTTCAAACCACGTACATCACCTTACGATTTCCAAGGTCTTGGAGTGGAAGGGTTAAAAATCTTACGTCAAGTAGGAGATGAGCTAGGCCTATCAATTATCAGTGAAATTGTTTCTCCTCAAGATATTGAAACGGCTCTAGATTACGTAGATGTGATTCAAATTGGTGCACGTAACATGCAAAACTTCGAGCTATTAAAAGCTGCAGGTTCTGTAGACAAACCGATTCTTTTAAAACGTGGATTGGCAGCAACAATTGAAGAATTCATTAACGCCGCTGAATACATTATGTCTCGCGGAAATGGAAACATTATTCTTTGTGAACGCGGTATCCGCACATACGAGCGTGCAACACGCAACACATTAGATATCTCAGCTGTTCCAATCTTGAAAAAAGAAACGCATTTACCAGTTGTAGTAGACGTAACGCATTCAACAGGACGCAAAGACTTACTATTACCATGTGCAAAAGCAGCGATTGCTATCGGCGCAGATGCTGTAATGGCAGAAGTTCATCCAGACCCAGCAGTAGCACTATCAGATTCAGCACAGCAAATGAACATTCCTGAATTCCACAAATTCATGGAAGAATTAAAAGGTGCAGCAGTAAAATTATCTTAA
- the ggt gene encoding gamma-glutamyltransferase → MSEYFFTHPYASQRTCTFGKNGMVATSQPLAAQAGLEMLKKGGNAVDAAIASAACLTVVEPTSNGIGGDAFALVWINEELYGLNASGPAPASISIEALRAMGIKEMPARGFVPVTVPGAPSAWAELSKRFGRLSLKEVLQPAISYAQEGFPISPILGYNWERAFERFTHALKGDEYKHWFETFTNNGSAPKVGEIWRSPDHAATLLEIAETNGESFYRGDLADKIAAFSKKYGGFLAKEDLAAFKAEWVKPISTSYRGYDVWEIPPNGQGLIALLALNTLKGFSFDAKDSVDTYHKQIEAMKLAFADGQKFITDADKMTVAVEDLLNDSYANKRRELIGEKALVPEAGQPSHSGTIYLATADGEGNMVSFIQSNYMDFGSGLVVPNTGICLQNRGHNFSLDPQHHNRLEPGKRTYHTIIPGFLTKNKSAVGPFGVMGKFMQPQGHVQVVMNMIDFHLNPQAALDAPRWQWIEHKKVLVEKEMPSHIVEALERKGHDIHVATSRHTFGRGQIILRDKQTGVLYGGTEARTDGAVVAY, encoded by the coding sequence ATGAGCGAATACTTTTTTACACACCCCTATGCATCGCAGCGTACGTGTACGTTTGGAAAAAACGGAATGGTAGCAACTAGTCAGCCTCTTGCCGCTCAGGCGGGTCTTGAAATGTTGAAAAAAGGAGGCAATGCGGTAGATGCTGCTATTGCCTCCGCAGCTTGTTTAACGGTTGTAGAGCCTACGTCAAATGGAATTGGCGGAGACGCATTTGCTCTCGTGTGGATAAATGAAGAGCTATACGGACTCAACGCGAGCGGTCCTGCTCCTGCTTCTATCTCTATTGAGGCTCTGCGTGCCATGGGGATAAAAGAGATGCCGGCTCGCGGTTTTGTTCCTGTTACGGTTCCAGGTGCTCCGAGCGCGTGGGCGGAGCTGTCAAAACGCTTTGGCCGGCTGTCGCTAAAAGAAGTGCTGCAGCCTGCTATTTCTTATGCGCAAGAAGGGTTCCCAATCTCCCCAATTTTAGGGTACAATTGGGAACGAGCGTTTGAACGATTTACACACGCGTTAAAAGGTGACGAATATAAGCACTGGTTTGAGACGTTTACCAACAATGGATCTGCTCCTAAAGTAGGGGAAATATGGCGATCACCAGATCACGCTGCGACGCTGCTGGAAATTGCCGAAACGAACGGAGAGTCTTTTTACAGAGGGGACTTAGCTGATAAAATAGCAGCTTTTTCGAAAAAATACGGTGGATTTTTAGCAAAAGAAGATTTAGCAGCTTTTAAAGCAGAGTGGGTGAAGCCAATTTCAACTTCTTACCGAGGATACGATGTGTGGGAAATTCCACCCAACGGCCAAGGCCTTATTGCACTTTTAGCTTTAAATACGCTAAAAGGCTTTTCATTTGATGCCAAAGATTCTGTCGATACATACCACAAGCAAATTGAAGCGATGAAGCTAGCGTTTGCAGATGGACAAAAATTCATTACAGATGCTGATAAAATGACAGTAGCAGTTGAAGATTTGTTGAATGATTCTTATGCAAATAAGCGAAGAGAGCTGATTGGGGAAAAAGCACTTGTTCCCGAAGCCGGACAGCCGTCTCATAGCGGTACGATCTATTTAGCGACAGCTGATGGAGAAGGAAACATGGTATCATTCATTCAAAGTAATTACATGGATTTTGGTTCAGGACTTGTCGTGCCTAATACGGGCATATGCCTGCAAAACCGCGGGCATAATTTTTCGTTAGACCCACAGCACCATAACCGATTAGAGCCTGGAAAACGAACCTACCATACCATTATTCCTGGATTTTTAACAAAGAATAAAAGCGCTGTAGGTCCATTCGGTGTAATGGGCAAATTTATGCAACCTCAAGGACATGTGCAAGTCGTCATGAATATGATCGATTTCCATCTAAATCCTCAGGCAGCTTTAGATGCACCAAGATGGCAGTGGATTGAGCATAAAAAGGTTCTTGTGGAAAAAGAAATGCCTTCACATATTGTAGAAGCATTAGAACGTAAAGGGCATGATATTCATGTGGCTACGAGCAGACATACGTTTGGAAGAGGACAGATTATTTTAAGAGATAAACAAACAGGTGTATTATACGGTGGCACAGAAGCGCGAACGGACGGAGCGGTCGTTGCTTATTAG
- a CDS encoding pyridoxal-phosphate-dependent aminotransferase family protein encodes MTITKQLHTPPRTIMTPGPVEADPRVLRALGTPILGQFDPAFTRIMNETMEMLRELFQTKNKWAFPVDGTSRAGIEAVLASVVEPGDKVFVPIFGRFGYLLTEIAERYGADVHNIECEWGEVFDPETVIREIKKVNPKIVAMVHGETSTGRIQPLKEIGAACRDQDVLFIVDAVATIGGTDVKVDEWNIDALIAGTQKCLSVPSGMAPITYNDRIEKIIMERKKVEKGIATKADAQTVRLRPNIISNYFDLSQLQDYWSERRLNHHTEATSMLYALREGLRIILEEGLEERFARHRLHEKALVAGIKAMGLSLFGDENSKVPTVTCVLIPLGIDGEAVRSTLLEQFGIEIASSFGPMHGKIWRIGTMGYSCRKDNVLFTLAGLEAVLIRNGASVNAGSALQAVLEVYEEEVALSSL; translated from the coding sequence ATGACCATAACAAAACAGCTTCATACACCCCCGCGTACGATTATGACACCTGGACCCGTAGAAGCAGATCCACGCGTATTAAGAGCATTAGGAACGCCTATTTTAGGTCAGTTTGACCCCGCATTTACGCGCATTATGAATGAAACGATGGAAATGCTTCGTGAACTATTTCAAACTAAAAACAAATGGGCCTTTCCCGTTGATGGAACGTCTAGAGCCGGGATTGAAGCAGTTCTTGCAAGTGTAGTTGAGCCTGGCGATAAAGTGTTCGTCCCGATTTTCGGCCGCTTCGGCTATTTATTAACGGAAATTGCCGAGCGCTACGGAGCTGATGTACACAATATTGAATGCGAATGGGGAGAAGTGTTTGACCCTGAAACAGTTATCCGTGAAATAAAAAAAGTAAATCCGAAAATTGTTGCAATGGTTCATGGTGAAACGTCTACAGGGAGAATTCAGCCTCTTAAAGAAATTGGTGCTGCATGTCGCGACCAAGATGTCTTATTTATTGTCGACGCAGTAGCTACTATTGGCGGTACGGATGTAAAAGTAGATGAATGGAACATCGACGCATTGATTGCAGGTACGCAAAAGTGTTTATCTGTTCCGTCGGGCATGGCACCTATTACGTACAATGATCGTATTGAAAAAATTATTATGGAACGTAAAAAAGTTGAAAAAGGAATCGCAACAAAAGCGGATGCTCAAACTGTTCGTCTGCGTCCTAATATTATCAGCAACTATTTTGATTTAAGTCAGCTTCAAGACTATTGGAGTGAGCGCAGGCTAAATCATCACACGGAAGCAACTTCCATGCTCTATGCTTTAAGAGAAGGGCTGCGCATTATTTTAGAAGAAGGGTTAGAGGAAAGGTTTGCAAGGCACCGCCTTCACGAAAAAGCACTTGTAGCTGGTATTAAAGCAATGGGATTATCTTTATTCGGCGATGAGAATTCAAAAGTTCCAACCGTTACGTGTGTGTTAATTCCACTAGGGATTGACGGAGAGGCAGTTCGTTCTACGCTTCTTGAACAATTTGGGATTGAAATTGCAAGTTCTTTTGGGCCGATGCACGGAAAAATATGGCGTATCGGTACAATGGGATACAGCTGTCGAAAAGACAACGTTCTATTTACATTGGCTGGTCTTGAAGCAGTGCTTATTCGAAACGGGGCAAGCGTGAATGCAGGTTCTGCTTTGCAAGCAGTATTAGAAGTTTACGAGGAAGAAGTAGCGTTGTCTAGTCTGTAA
- a CDS encoding prephenate dehydrogenase produces the protein MKTRVLLIGVGLIGGSLALAMKKHRHVTVVGADINTNEVQLANQLGIVDYVAEDIKTEAAQADYIVLATPVEYTTAWIHDLSTWKLKETVIVTDVGSTKGEIMKAAQALNKKRISFIGGHPMAGSHTSGAVNARADLFCSARYVLTPFENEQKEKIDALMHLLEPTGAQFVPLDAATHDQITGVVSHLPHVIATSLVRQVKGYSANNHLVTEMAAGGFRDITRIASSNPHMWRDILKQNRSMLLTLLDDWMKEMEQVKLLVEKGDGHELFDYFSDAKEFRDSLHA, from the coding sequence GTGAAAACACGTGTATTACTTATTGGCGTCGGCCTTATTGGAGGATCATTAGCGCTAGCTATGAAGAAGCATCGTCACGTCACGGTCGTTGGAGCTGATATCAATACAAATGAAGTACAATTAGCCAACCAGCTAGGTATCGTTGATTATGTAGCTGAAGATATAAAAACAGAAGCAGCCCAAGCAGATTATATCGTGCTTGCTACTCCAGTAGAGTACACGACAGCATGGATACACGACCTTTCTACTTGGAAGCTTAAAGAAACGGTTATCGTAACGGATGTCGGAAGTACCAAAGGTGAAATTATGAAAGCAGCCCAAGCGCTGAATAAGAAACGTATTTCATTTATTGGCGGGCATCCGATGGCTGGTTCTCATACGAGCGGTGCAGTCAATGCACGAGCGGATTTATTTTGTTCGGCGCGCTATGTTTTAACGCCGTTTGAAAATGAGCAAAAAGAAAAAATAGATGCGCTTATGCATTTGCTAGAGCCTACAGGTGCACAATTTGTACCGCTTGATGCAGCTACTCATGACCAAATCACTGGAGTTGTCAGTCATTTACCTCATGTGATTGCGACCAGTCTTGTAAGACAAGTCAAAGGATATTCAGCAAATAATCATCTTGTCACAGAAATGGCGGCAGGCGGTTTTCGAGATATTACCAGAATTGCTTCAAGCAATCCTCATATGTGGAGAGACATATTAAAACAAAACCGTTCTATGCTTTTAACATTGCTTGATGACTGGATGAAAGAAATGGAACAAGTAAAACTATTAGTAGAAAAAGGTGACGGACACGAGTTATTTGATTACTTTTCAGATGCCAAAGAATTTCGTGATTCGCTTCACGCATAA
- a CDS encoding chromate transporter — MIYIQLFMAFFVSNILGYGGGPASIPLIQKEVVDHYHWLTVKEFSEMLAIGNALPGPIATKMAGFIGYQQAGILGSVVALFATIAPSVLLLVILLRILFKYKDSPNVKKMTNYIRPVIAILLGLMAYEFFMNSYGDSGIWQTLFLVAASFLLLEKLRVHPAFVIVGALVYGAVFLA, encoded by the coding sequence ATGATTTATATTCAGCTATTTATGGCGTTTTTTGTTTCAAATATTTTAGGCTATGGAGGCGGACCTGCGTCGATTCCGCTTATTCAAAAAGAAGTCGTGGATCACTACCATTGGCTTACGGTCAAAGAGTTTAGTGAAATGCTAGCAATTGGAAATGCGCTGCCCGGTCCGATTGCAACAAAAATGGCGGGGTTTATCGGATATCAGCAGGCAGGGATTTTGGGCTCGGTGGTTGCTCTTTTTGCAACGATTGCTCCGTCGGTTTTACTTTTAGTTATTTTACTTCGAATATTATTTAAGTATAAAGATTCGCCAAATGTTAAGAAAATGACGAACTACATTCGTCCCGTTATCGCCATTTTACTGGGCTTGATGGCATATGAATTTTTTATGAATTCATACGGTGATTCAGGTATATGGCAAACTTTATTTTTAGTAGCAGCCAGCTTTCTTTTATTAGAAAAATTGCGCGTGCATCCAGCGTTCGTTATTGTCGGAGCACTCGTATACGGAGCTGTTTTTCTTGCGTGA
- a CDS encoding FAD-dependent oxidoreductase, translated as MANIPKDTEPYWRDYLKFPTYPSLSENRKVDVVVVGGGISGITTAYLLQKEGLNVALIEADNILNGTTGHTTAKITAQHDVIYDELLSHIGEEKTLLYYKANEQALQFMKDLIQTENIDCDFSVQDAYLYGETLEFDHRVRKEFRAYQRLHIPCEFATEIPFNFDIRAAAIMKDQAQFHPLKYLLHLVKKFTESGGLIFENTVATDVEESTSPTVVTRDGHRISCKYVVACSHFPFYDGAGFYYTRMYAKRSYVLAAKVEQAYPGGMYLSADQPTHSLRSTKVDGEELILIGGEGHKAGQGINTMFHYESLQRFAEENFTVQHFRYKWSAQDLFTLDKIPYIGPIKESKPNIFIATGFKKWGMTHSTIAAHIIRDAITGKDNPYAELYNPSRFYADPSLKHFFRQNLDVAEHFITGKFSMPEKGLDQLQNDEGSVVYVNSKRTGAYKDPQGKLHCVDTTCTHLGCEVNWNAGDRTWDCPCHGSRFSYDGSVVEGPAKKPLTPVDVNSSDKKSTP; from the coding sequence TTGGCAAATATCCCAAAGGATACTGAGCCCTACTGGCGCGATTATTTAAAGTTTCCAACATACCCATCTCTTTCAGAAAATCGAAAAGTTGATGTAGTAGTAGTAGGAGGCGGTATTAGCGGTATTACAACAGCTTATTTATTACAAAAAGAAGGACTGAACGTGGCGTTAATTGAAGCTGATAATATTTTAAATGGTACAACCGGTCACACAACAGCAAAGATTACAGCTCAGCATGACGTTATTTACGACGAGCTGCTTTCACACATTGGCGAAGAGAAAACGCTGCTTTATTATAAAGCAAACGAACAGGCTCTGCAGTTTATGAAAGACTTAATTCAAACCGAAAATATCGACTGCGACTTTTCCGTACAAGATGCTTACCTGTACGGAGAAACGCTGGAGTTTGATCATCGAGTTCGTAAAGAGTTTAGAGCCTATCAGCGACTACATATTCCATGTGAATTTGCAACAGAGATTCCTTTTAATTTTGATATCAGAGCAGCAGCTATTATGAAAGATCAAGCTCAGTTTCATCCGTTAAAATATCTGCTTCATTTAGTAAAAAAATTCACAGAAAGCGGCGGATTGATTTTTGAAAACACCGTAGCAACGGATGTAGAAGAAAGCACGTCGCCCACCGTTGTCACAAGAGACGGACATCGAATTTCTTGCAAATATGTAGTGGCGTGTTCACACTTTCCATTTTATGATGGGGCGGGCTTTTACTATACGCGCATGTATGCCAAACGTTCGTATGTACTAGCAGCAAAAGTTGAACAAGCTTACCCTGGAGGCATGTATTTAAGTGCTGATCAGCCTACTCATTCGCTGCGTTCAACAAAAGTTGACGGAGAAGAACTCATCTTAATTGGTGGAGAAGGCCACAAAGCTGGACAAGGAATTAATACTATGTTCCACTATGAGTCCCTTCAGAGGTTCGCCGAAGAAAATTTTACTGTTCAACATTTTCGTTACAAATGGTCTGCACAAGATTTATTTACGCTTGATAAAATTCCATATATCGGTCCCATTAAAGAAAGCAAGCCGAATATCTTTATTGCCACCGGATTTAAAAAATGGGGGATGACTCATAGCACCATTGCAGCACATATTATTCGAGATGCAATAACCGGAAAAGACAACCCATATGCAGAGTTGTATAATCCGTCTCGTTTTTATGCGGACCCTAGTCTTAAGCATTTCTTTCGTCAAAATCTTGATGTGGCTGAACACTTTATTACCGGTAAGTTTTCAATGCCTGAAAAAGGACTGGATCAGCTTCAAAATGATGAAGGGTCGGTCGTATATGTAAACAGCAAACGTACGGGGGCTTATAAAGATCCTCAAGGGAAGCTTCACTGCGTCGATACTACATGCACGCACTTAGGATGTGAAGTAAATTGGAACGCTGGTGACCGCACGTGGGACTGCCCTTGTCACGGTTCTCGTTTCTCTTACGACGGATCTGTGGTAGAAGGCCCTGCTAAAAAGCCGCTTACACCAGTGGATGTCAATTCAAGCGATAAAAAAAGCACGCCGTAG
- a CDS encoding chromate transporter has protein sequence MRQLDIFIAFFRSGMLGYGGGPSAIPLVKKEVVDTYKWMDDDEFGDLLAIANTLPGPIATKLAGYIGYRVGGILGLGTALFAAVIPTVFLMVLLLTTLTQFKDQPWVMGMTKAVVPVVGVMLAVMTWDFFKKSTSGLGWTPAIILLIISLGLMEFAHIHPAVIIIVLMAAAWIPLKRKGKKGESAEHKQKRESV, from the coding sequence ATGCGACAATTAGATATTTTTATAGCGTTTTTTCGCTCAGGTATGCTCGGCTACGGAGGAGGACCTTCAGCTATTCCCCTCGTGAAAAAAGAAGTGGTCGATACGTACAAGTGGATGGATGACGATGAATTTGGCGATTTATTAGCAATCGCCAATACGCTGCCTGGGCCTATTGCTACAAAGCTGGCTGGATACATCGGCTATCGAGTCGGCGGTATTTTGGGTCTCGGGACAGCTTTATTTGCAGCCGTTATTCCAACCGTTTTTTTAATGGTATTGCTGTTAACAACTTTAACGCAATTTAAAGATCAGCCGTGGGTTATGGGCATGACCAAAGCAGTTGTTCCTGTAGTAGGAGTTATGCTCGCGGTTATGACGTGGGACTTTTTTAAAAAATCAACGTCTGGTCTGGGGTGGACGCCAGCTATTATCTTACTGATTATTAGTTTAGGGCTAATGGAATTTGCCCATATCCATCCAGCGGTCATTATTATTGTTCTTATGGCAGCAGCTTGGATTCCGCTAAAACGAAAAGGAAAAAAAGGCGAAAGTGCTGAACACAAGCAAAAGAGGGAATCGGTATGA
- a CDS encoding GNAT family N-acetyltransferase produces MTQIINYTAILKADGEVVSAGSIVFFIRPPSPSNLQGKEAYVMNMYKAFDYRKQGYSSAILKHLMQYCQKSGVNRIWLSASSAGKSLYQKHGFIEYDSEMEYVFEKN; encoded by the coding sequence ATAACCCAAATAATTAATTATACGGCTATTTTAAAAGCCGATGGAGAAGTTGTATCAGCAGGAAGCATCGTCTTTTTTATACGTCCGCCTTCACCGAGTAACCTCCAAGGAAAAGAAGCATATGTTATGAACATGTATAAAGCTTTTGATTACCGAAAACAAGGCTATTCTTCAGCAATTTTAAAGCATTTGATGCAGTACTGCCAAAAAAGTGGTGTGAATCGAATATGGTTAAGCGCTTCATCCGCAGGAAAAAGCTTGTATCAAAAACACGGATTTATTGAATATGACTCTGAAATGGAATACGTGTTTGAAAAAAATTAA
- the aroA gene encoding 3-phosphoshikimate 1-carboxyvinyltransferase, producing the protein MTVKALRGTIQIPGDKSISHRSVMFGSIAEGTTTINGFLPGDDCLSTICCFQKLGVDIQMIDEQSVVVKGKGIQALKEPSDILDVGNSGTTIRLMMGILANTPFHSTLIGDESIAKRPMKRVTGPLRDMNIHLDGRKDANFTPLVIRGGKAKGIHYTSPVASAQVKSAILLAGLQAEGTTSVTEPAKSRDHTERMLEAFGVKVEEEGLTVSIEGGQTLRGTHVEVPGDISSAAFFLVAGAIIANSRIEIQKVGMNPTRTGILDVLSNMGASIETVKETKETAEPYADLVVEASHLKGTEVGGDLIPRLIDEIPIIALAATQAEGITVIKDAAELKVKETNRIDTVVNELTKMGANIEATEDGMIIHGGTKLHGANVNSHGDHRIGMMLAVASCIAEGETIIENRDAVSVSYPQFFAHLESLQQ; encoded by the coding sequence GTGACAGTAAAAGCTTTACGAGGAACGATTCAAATTCCAGGAGATAAATCCATTTCTCACCGTTCCGTTATGTTTGGTTCAATCGCAGAAGGAACCACAACGATTAACGGATTTTTGCCAGGAGACGACTGCCTTAGCACCATTTGCTGCTTTCAAAAACTAGGTGTAGATATTCAGATGATTGATGAACAAAGCGTTGTGGTAAAAGGAAAAGGTATACAAGCTCTAAAAGAGCCATCTGATATTTTAGATGTCGGAAATTCGGGCACCACGATTCGTCTCATGATGGGGATTTTAGCAAATACACCCTTTCATTCAACGTTAATTGGAGACGAATCCATTGCCAAACGCCCCATGAAGCGTGTGACTGGTCCACTTCGTGATATGAATATTCATTTAGACGGCCGAAAAGACGCTAATTTTACACCGCTTGTTATTCGAGGTGGGAAAGCAAAAGGTATACACTATACATCTCCCGTTGCAAGCGCACAAGTAAAATCAGCTATTTTACTTGCTGGACTGCAGGCGGAAGGAACAACTTCTGTAACGGAACCGGCGAAATCGCGTGATCATACAGAACGTATGCTAGAGGCGTTTGGTGTTAAAGTGGAAGAAGAAGGCTTAACCGTTTCAATTGAAGGCGGTCAAACGTTAAGAGGAACGCATGTAGAAGTGCCTGGTGATATTTCGTCAGCTGCATTCTTTTTAGTAGCGGGGGCTATTATTGCAAACAGCCGCATTGAAATTCAAAAAGTTGGGATGAATCCGACTCGAACGGGTATTTTAGATGTGCTTTCAAATATGGGCGCTTCGATCGAGACAGTCAAAGAAACAAAAGAAACAGCGGAACCCTATGCAGATTTAGTTGTAGAAGCTTCTCACTTAAAAGGTACAGAAGTAGGAGGAGACTTAATTCCACGCCTAATTGACGAAATCCCAATTATTGCACTAGCTGCCACACAAGCAGAAGGAATCACGGTTATTAAAGATGCTGCAGAGTTAAAAGTCAAAGAAACAAACCGTATTGATACGGTAGTGAATGAGTTAACCAAAATGGGAGCTAACATTGAAGCAACGGAAGATGGAATGATTATTCACGGAGGTACAAAACTTCATGGGGCAAATGTAAACAGCCACGGAGATCACCGTATCGGTATGATGCTCGCTGTTGCCTCTTGTATTGCAGAAGGGGAAACAATTATTGAAAATCGTGACGCGGTATCCGTCTCTTACCCGCAGTTTTTTGCTCACTTAGAGTCTTTACAGCAGTAA